In Cryptococcus neoformans var. neoformans B-3501A chromosome 3, whole genome shotgun sequence, the DNA window TTCATGATGTGTCTAGACAAGGAGGATCTGTATGAAAGAGCTGGATGGGACGGATCACGAGGAATATCTCGAAGACAACTTCTGGAGCACCTTCAAGGTCTATCTGAATTTCGTTTGTCATGCTCTCGCGCACCGCTGACATGTAGTCTTAAGAGTTCATATCTCCTAGATTGATGGTCCCCTCCCGTCGTCTTGCCACCCTTTTCGATCAAGCAcgtcaacaacagcaatcCACAGCACTCTACCTTGATCATCCCGAAGCCAACTCCCTCTACTCAGATTACCGCAACAAACCCGATCAATTCCCTTCAGTAACCACCCACGTATTGGTCGATCATACTGACGAGGTGTGGAGAATTGAGTGGAGTCCCGATGGAACTAGACTGGCGAGCGCTGGTAAAGACCGCATTGTCGTCATCTGGAACGTTGAACCGACAACGAGAGAAGACGGATCTGTGAGGTACAATGTTACTCCTTCGCACCATTTCTCGGACCATAATGATCCCATCGACTCCATGGCTTGGTCTCCAGATGGGAAGCTGTTGATCACTGGCGCCGATAAAAATGTCCACATATGGGATACAGAGGTACGTTTCTGATATCATGACTCACAGATTATTCCTGACGAAAAACTGTCTGTAGAAGGGGATACAGATTCCCAAGCAAACGCCTGGGTGGCAACATACTGACACGATCAGCTCCATCCAATGGACCTCTGATGGCTCAGAATTTTTGGTCACATCCATGGACTGCCGAATTGTTTTTTACGTGCGTGCCCGTTCCTTTGCCGTTCAGGTTTCTGTACCGACAGCTTATAATTCCATTCCACCTTGTAACAGAACCGCGCCGGCAAGCTCCTTCGACAATGGTCCACCTTCCCTCTCCAGTTCAATGATTGCTGCCTCGTCCCTGATGGATCCATTCTCATCGCGATTACTACCCCTCTCAAGCGCGTCGCGCACAATGACAGGCTTAAACAGGCAATGTCAGGACGACCGGTCGATAGTAATTCTTCTGGACTTGGGTCTGGTGCGGCGGGAAGTGGCAATGTAGCGGCAGCAACGGCAGGAGGGGGTTTGACTCTGCTTGGCGGACCAGAATTCGGTTTCGCAACCATGGAGCACAGTATTGTAATGGTCCGGATGTCAGACCATGAGATCATCGAGTGAGTCCTCAATGTCCCACTATCATTTACAGTAGAGATTAATTGTTTGCCAGCTGGTCTCAGGATTTGAGATGCGAGATGACTAGCATCAGGCTGTCTAGTGACGGCAAGAGAGCATTGGTCAGCTGCAGTCCCGACGTAAGTCCGTAGTAATGCCATTTTGAAAGGCGGAGCTAGGCAGTGCATTAATGGCCATATTTAGGAAATACAAGAGTGGAGCATTTATCCCGGTCTCAAGTATCTTCGCAGACATACAGGTCACATCCAAGGGAACTTCCTCATTCGCAGCTGCTTTGGCGCTGTCAAAGATCAGTTCGTGCTTAGCGGTAGTGAAGGCAAGTTCTTTTATTTTCGATCTGTAAATTTTACGACAGGGCTAACTGCTCTCAGATGGCCATGTCTATGTATGGCAAGGGAAAGCCACGCATCCTATAGAGGTGCTTTCGGGACATTCGGACGTTGTCAATGCCGTAGCGTGGAACCCTGTTAGTACCAGAAAGATATTTGCCAGTTGTAGCGACGATAAAACTGTGTATGTCTATTGTTTTTCTGTCGAGATGAATGACTGACCGATGATGTCATTGCAGGAGGATCTGGCAGCCACCTACCAGTGCAGTTGACGTTCCGGCTGAGTCCGACTTGAGCGAAAAGGTCAAAGCCGAGAACGGTTTCACGGACAGTGCTGGAGATGGGATGGTTTTATAACGTAGAGGAACAAAAGCCGCACAGATGGCTGTAGTCCTTGTTATCATCACCCCTCAACAACATCTGTTTGCCGCCATTTTCTTCGGATTATAATGAGTCTTTTCTCTGGACAGCAAAACACAAACTTTCATAGTTTCACTTGAACTTCATCGGCGCGTACTCCCTCCTAGCGGTACAGCCAAGCCGACAATTCCGATCTCTCAATTCTGCAAGACTCCGAATCCATCCAATCAGCTGTTTTCAAGTTCCGAGTTCAAAGCAAATGAGTGCTATCTCTGTGTATAAGGTAGAAGGTTTGTACATGCATGTCTATTTACTTACACGATGTACGAGAATACGCACGAAACGGCGTGAAGGGCGCTTTCCGCACTTGACCTTTTGTAGACTGTAGAGCGAATGACCTTATAGTTTTACAGCATTCAAGATCAATAG includes these proteins:
- a CDS encoding hypothetical protein (Match to EST gb|CF190323.1|CF190323; HMMPfam hit to WD40, WD domain, G-beta repeat, score: 159.8, E(): 5.6e-45), with the translated sequence MFCNMGQPIHDDGPSTSTHVGGNISNGHSTVQPGSLPPSILSSIIPVRPPGTLMYEDDQDWASVQEKLKEQGDVEGRMEVDGDIDGKGKGTSLVIGRPGAGGGKRMPVEREEVVRLVLQGLRDIGYHQSADVLEAESGYQLCAGAATDFQNAILGGRWSEALGLLPELGIPVSNSPAEAGPSSESSSVTSDKAGNGVMSGSSPGDQARFLISQQKYLEYLEVGQQKKALNVLRGELARVAKDQDVLHTLSGFMMCLDKEDLYERAGWDGSRGISRRQLLEHLQEFISPRLMVPSRRLATLFDQARQQQQSTALYLDHPEANSLYSDYRNKPDQFPSVTTHVLVDHTDEVWRIEWSPDGTRLASAGKDRIVVIWNVEPTTREDGSVRYNVTPSHHFSDHNDPIDSMAWSPDGKLLITGADKNVHIWDTEKGIQIPKQTPGWQHTDTISSIQWTSDGSEFLVTSMDCRIVFYNRAGKLLRQWSTFPLQFNDCCLVPDGSILIAITTPLKRVAHNDRLKQAMSGRPVDSNSSGLGSGAAGSGNVAAATAGGGLTLLGGPEFGFATMEHSIVMVRMSDHEIIDWSQDLRCEMTSIRLSSDGKRALVSCSPDEIQEWSIYPGLKYLRRHTGHIQGNFLIRSCFGAVKDQFVLSGSEDGHVYVWQGKATHPIEVLSGHSDVVNAVAWNPVSTRKIFASCSDDKTVRIWQPPTSAVDVPAESDLSEKVKAENGFTDSAGDGMVL